One segment of Methanomassiliicoccales archaeon DNA contains the following:
- the ribB gene encoding 3,4-dihydroxy-2-butanone-4-phosphate synthase, with amino-acid sequence MSDDDMKRALDSISRGKMVLIFDADDREKETDMTIASQFVTPASIREMRKNAGGLICTTAHNDICRKLDMPFLADVLAANHDKHPVLQNLTPNDIPYDTKSAFSITINHRRTFTGITDNDRALTVSEFAKLAKGSYSMNEEEAQVEFGKQFRSPGHIHLLNSTPQLLSKRKGHTELATAMMVMAGVTPSATICEMMGDDGNALSKEKAKRYADRFDLCFLEGKDIIDFWKRGGNKK; translated from the coding sequence ATGAGCGACGATGATATGAAGAGAGCGTTGGACTCCATCAGCCGTGGGAAGATGGTATTGATATTCGATGCTGATGACCGGGAGAAGGAGACGGACATGACCATCGCCTCTCAGTTCGTTACCCCCGCCTCCATCAGAGAGATGCGCAAGAACGCCGGGGGGTTGATCTGCACCACCGCGCACAACGATATCTGCCGTAAGCTGGACATGCCATTTCTGGCCGATGTGCTGGCCGCCAATCACGACAAGCACCCTGTCCTGCAGAACCTTACACCGAACGACATTCCCTACGATACCAAGTCGGCCTTCTCCATCACCATCAATCATCGCCGGACCTTCACCGGCATCACCGATAATGATCGGGCGCTCACCGTTTCCGAGTTCGCCAAATTGGCGAAGGGATCCTATTCCATGAACGAGGAGGAGGCCCAGGTGGAGTTCGGGAAGCAATTCCGCTCCCCGGGGCACATCCACCTTCTGAACTCCACTCCCCAGCTGCTGAGCAAGCGCAAGGGGCACACCGAACTGGCCACGGCCATGATGGTGATGGCGGGGGTCACACCAAGCGCCACCATCTGCGAGATGATGGGGGACGATGGCAACGCCCTCAGCAAAGAAAAGGCTAAAAGGTATGCGGATCGATTTGACCTTTGCTTCCTGGAGGGAAAGGATATAATCGACTTCTGGAAGAGAGGCGGTAATAAGAAATGA
- a CDS encoding TIGR00269 family protein, producing the protein MRCSKCSAPAVTFIRYNGSHLCQGHFLEYVEKRVKREVRSQLQINGEVHIGVGASGGKDSQAALYLLHRILGCRQGVRITAITVDEGIEGYRQETIPKVRELCSSLGLDHVVTSFEDVTKMSLDSMVGRTGEKEACTYCGVFRRRCLNLAAKELGVNVLALGHNLDDMAQSILMNFTRGDVERLARLGPHERVQPGLVPRMQPVRSIPEKETYLYALLTGLPFSDAECPYAVHALRNEYRDIVDSMEHRHPGTRHSILGSFDRLRPLMREGFPQASLSTCGCGEPTLNERCMACEMLLKLGK; encoded by the coding sequence ATGCGCTGCTCCAAGTGCTCTGCTCCGGCCGTAACCTTCATCAGGTACAATGGCTCCCATCTCTGCCAAGGCCACTTCCTGGAATACGTGGAGAAGAGGGTGAAGCGCGAGGTCCGATCGCAGTTGCAGATAAACGGAGAGGTTCACATCGGGGTCGGGGCCTCCGGGGGCAAGGACAGTCAAGCGGCCCTGTACCTGCTCCATCGCATCCTGGGCTGTCGCCAAGGGGTTCGCATCACCGCCATCACCGTGGACGAGGGCATCGAGGGATATCGCCAAGAGACCATACCGAAGGTCCGCGAGCTCTGCTCCTCGCTGGGGCTGGATCACGTGGTCACCTCCTTTGAAGATGTAACCAAGATGTCATTGGACAGCATGGTGGGAAGGACCGGCGAGAAAGAGGCCTGCACCTACTGCGGGGTCTTCCGCCGGCGCTGCCTGAACCTCGCCGCCAAGGAGCTGGGAGTGAACGTGCTGGCATTGGGGCACAACCTGGACGACATGGCCCAGTCCATCCTGATGAACTTCACGCGGGGCGACGTGGAGAGACTTGCCCGATTGGGACCGCATGAACGGGTCCAACCGGGTCTGGTGCCGCGCATGCAGCCGGTACGTTCGATACCGGAGAAGGAAACCTACCTTTACGCCCTGCTGACCGGACTGCCTTTCTCCGACGCCGAATGCCCATACGCCGTCCACGCCTTGAGGAACGAGTACCGGGACATCGTCGACAGCATGGAGCACCGGCACCCTGGCACCCGCCATTCCATTCTCGGAAGCTTCGACCGGCTGAGACCGCTGATGAGGGAGGGCTTTCCTCAGGCCTCCCTGTCCACCTGTGGCTGCGGGGAACCGACCCTCAACGAACGGTGCATGGCCTGCGAGATGCTCTTAAAATTGGGAAAATGA
- a CDS encoding adenylyltransferase/cytidyltransferase family protein codes for MTRVMASGVFDILHPGHLRYLQEAKDLGDELVVVVATDATVRRRKHEPITPENMRLELISALRMVDKAYLGNDGDMFGVVESIRPDIIALGYDQNFEEGMIEKAMAERGLSVKVVRLSQHGEDLNGTRKIIGKIIDWYSQNKSIVKED; via the coding sequence ATGACCAGGGTCATGGCCAGTGGTGTTTTCGACATTCTGCATCCGGGACACCTGCGCTATCTGCAGGAGGCCAAGGACCTGGGGGACGAGCTCGTGGTCGTTGTGGCCACTGACGCTACGGTCCGCCGGAGGAAGCATGAGCCGATAACGCCGGAGAACATGCGTTTGGAGCTCATATCAGCCCTGCGGATGGTCGACAAGGCCTACCTGGGCAATGACGGGGACATGTTCGGCGTCGTGGAAAGCATACGTCCTGACATCATCGCCCTGGGCTACGATCAGAACTTCGAGGAAGGCATGATAGAGAAGGCCATGGCCGAAAGGGGTCTGTCCGTCAAGGTCGTGCGCCTGTCGCAACACGGCGAGGACCTGAACGGCACCAGGAAGATCATCGGCAAGATCATCGACTGGTACTCACAGAACAAGTCGATCGTCAAGGAGGACTGA
- a CDS encoding bifunctional phosphoglucose/phosphomannose isomerase produces the protein MVKRLDDVAGMKAADPSNILSQMAAFPDQLGWSQGLHLADIAGINNVVICGVGGSAIAGDVITDLLTPTCKSAIITSRNVIMPGFASTDTLALIISYSGNTAESLNLYHDAMRRGCQIVVITSGGELEKLALKNSQPLLKVPAGNQPRASLGYLLGAAALALQRSGLCQPHRDMIEAVPRLRSYVQSILAEIPAKSNQAKKIAFALRDGVAVIYSPRNIRSVALRWQNQINENAKAVAFSGEIPEMNHNQLVGWLEGGKGCSCRPVFLLPTDSHPTVQKMTEVTLQMFNERGLDPVMATLPGNGLIDNVLQGIVLGDMVSYYMAVLKGVDPAPVAAIKEFKERICH, from the coding sequence ATGGTCAAAAGACTGGACGACGTGGCGGGCATGAAGGCCGCCGATCCCTCTAACATATTATCTCAGATGGCGGCATTCCCTGATCAGCTGGGATGGTCCCAGGGTCTGCATCTGGCAGACATCGCGGGCATCAATAATGTGGTGATATGCGGCGTGGGCGGTTCGGCCATCGCGGGTGACGTGATCACCGACCTATTGACGCCGACCTGTAAAAGCGCCATAATCACCTCCCGCAACGTCATCATGCCCGGTTTCGCTTCCACGGACACATTGGCGCTGATCATCAGTTATTCCGGGAACACCGCGGAGAGCCTGAACCTCTACCACGATGCCATGCGCCGAGGGTGCCAGATCGTGGTCATAACCTCCGGCGGGGAGCTGGAGAAACTGGCGCTGAAGAACTCGCAGCCTTTGCTGAAGGTGCCGGCGGGAAATCAGCCCCGGGCCTCGCTCGGTTATTTGCTGGGCGCGGCGGCCCTAGCTCTGCAGAGATCCGGATTATGCCAGCCGCATCGCGACATGATCGAGGCCGTTCCTCGCCTCCGTTCTTACGTTCAAAGCATATTGGCCGAGATACCGGCCAAAAGCAATCAGGCCAAGAAGATCGCCTTCGCCCTACGGGACGGCGTGGCGGTCATCTACTCGCCCAGGAACATCCGGTCGGTGGCCCTTCGCTGGCAGAACCAGATCAATGAGAACGCCAAGGCGGTGGCCTTCTCCGGGGAGATACCGGAGATGAACCATAATCAACTGGTCGGTTGGCTGGAGGGTGGAAAGGGCTGCTCCTGCCGCCCGGTCTTCCTATTGCCCACTGATTCTCACCCCACGGTGCAGAAGATGACCGAGGTCACTCTGCAGATGTTCAACGAACGGGGTCTGGACCCGGTGATGGCCACCCTGCCCGGCAACGGCCTGATCGACAACGTCCTACAGGGGATCGTCCTGGGGGACATGGTCAGCTACTATATGGCGGTCCTGAAGGGCGTGGACCCGGCGCCGGTGGCGGCCATCAAGGAGTTCAAGGAACGCATCTGCCACTAG
- a CDS encoding DUF4011 domain-containing protein → MTEAERLVAKKVEQWKNKLLDVSNRNPLIRFHKRKASTLTIAMPDPAVLYRELDQGKQFTVITDPDARSEITGASILVTTHAPEQPIEKVLYNLRTRSRTYRSDHGVNILFVSIGSLLWKEDASSEEFNESPLFLLPVSLERPNSFSPYRLVPIDEDAVFNPSLRKRLEMDFHLRLPDFDMDNGFDLRSVLEQLRSSLPANAGWQVTTTSYLALFHFSKLLMYADLETGGVALTASPVIRALSGDPSALPPEPQGALSPGDYDSRLHPEDSFQVLDADSSQQEAIQAALAGVSFVLQGPPGTGKSQTITNMMAELMVQGKTILFVSQKMAALDVVRGNMEKCGLGDRCLELHDPKRNRMDIVKDIATSLDVVESIGRTVPEVRELVTVRKELADYVRALHAPRGRLQGISAFSMIGLYSALPDAPDLQFKLSGLLNVDDERLGNLEAAVNRLSQMAPAFYDGSHPWSGATGTEWSDGLQAMVQEELLSVIEARDKLFDGLSSAARMLGLTYPESLPEVRRWRQLFKDLAGRPSIRKEWLEGDLELLLGMAEEGLALYREMVGLEKSLLDTGSPDILHLDGKTFKHRFEVDYSGGMRVLKGGFRLDMKILKAISGHEMTYLQALTMVGNVERYQRSLEEWKVKRDELMTSLRGSFSGEGNELQGLVDRLDWTRHFRITHAVLMNDAVLNALTSENVPLEIKDTAVDLERYLERFDPALNILAGRFISEHRLNGRPLRDAHLEDLRSWTDRAWEERFRYQEWLDLRSLVQRMESLGLSDMMREVREGRIPAQNILPAFQKRFRRSWTEEALASDPLLHGFRRERQMGLIWQFNDLDRQYIESSRRRVRIRIEENLNKRKEGADQVSLQKQRMEIARLAKLKRQRKAVRTMMSECWDLIGLVKPCMLMSPLSVSQFLDRERTMFDVVIFDEASQICPEDAIGSIARGKQVIVVGDSKQMPPTSFFTISEDEEVEEPDLESILDECETCGMSRRMLMWHYRSRDESLIAFSNLQFYGGRLNTFPSPLFGREGFGVHHVLVPQGVFDRGRSRTNREEAKVVARMIKEHYALQDGRSLGVIAFSEAQMEAIDQSLMELRQGDKGLDERLSSEEGEPFLLYNLENVQGHERDRVILSVGYGKDENGKFLLNLGPLNKDGGERRLNVAITRARQCLDIVSSIGSDDIDLGGSKSAGTRLLKQYLAFAEAAGDRRALPLPAGRSWEEGSPFEEQLGKALEARGHRIKKDVGTSDYRIDLAVEDPEEPGRFLLGIECDGAHYLSGRTVRDRDRIRQTQLERLGWKLHRTWSTDWFRNPQGELDRIEEALRKEKNGKA, encoded by the coding sequence ATGACAGAGGCTGAGCGACTGGTGGCCAAGAAGGTCGAGCAATGGAAGAACAAACTGCTGGACGTTTCCAATCGGAACCCTCTCATCAGGTTCCACAAGCGCAAGGCATCTACCCTGACCATAGCGATGCCCGATCCCGCCGTTCTTTATCGGGAGCTCGATCAGGGAAAGCAGTTCACCGTGATCACCGACCCTGACGCCCGATCGGAGATCACCGGCGCCAGCATACTGGTTACGACCCACGCACCGGAGCAGCCCATCGAAAAGGTGCTGTACAACCTGAGGACCAGGTCCCGGACGTACCGCTCCGATCACGGGGTGAACATCCTGTTCGTCTCCATCGGCTCCCTCCTGTGGAAGGAGGACGCGAGCAGTGAGGAGTTCAACGAATCGCCGCTGTTCCTTTTGCCGGTCAGCCTGGAAAGGCCGAACTCCTTCTCCCCTTACCGCCTGGTACCCATTGACGAGGACGCGGTGTTCAATCCCAGCCTGCGCAAGAGGCTGGAGATGGACTTTCACCTGAGATTGCCCGACTTCGATATGGACAACGGCTTCGACCTGCGCTCCGTTCTGGAGCAATTGCGGTCCTCATTACCGGCCAACGCTGGCTGGCAGGTCACCACCACCTCGTATCTGGCACTTTTCCATTTCTCCAAGCTGCTCATGTACGCCGACCTGGAGACCGGAGGAGTCGCTCTGACGGCCTCCCCGGTCATCAGGGCGTTGTCCGGAGATCCTTCAGCGTTGCCGCCTGAGCCTCAGGGGGCGCTCTCCCCCGGCGACTACGATTCCCGTTTACACCCGGAGGACTCCTTTCAGGTGCTGGACGCCGATTCCAGCCAGCAGGAGGCCATCCAGGCAGCGTTGGCCGGGGTCAGCTTCGTGCTGCAGGGCCCCCCGGGAACGGGCAAGAGCCAGACCATCACGAACATGATGGCCGAGCTGATGGTCCAGGGCAAGACGATACTTTTCGTCTCCCAGAAGATGGCCGCATTGGACGTGGTGCGCGGAAATATGGAGAAGTGTGGATTGGGCGACCGTTGCCTGGAACTGCACGATCCTAAGCGCAACCGGATGGACATCGTGAAGGATATCGCCACCAGTCTGGATGTCGTTGAAAGCATCGGGCGTACGGTGCCGGAGGTCCGGGAGCTCGTGACCGTGCGAAAGGAACTGGCCGACTACGTGAGAGCGCTGCACGCCCCCCGGGGGCGGTTGCAGGGGATTAGCGCCTTCAGCATGATCGGCCTGTATTCCGCGCTGCCCGACGCGCCGGACCTCCAGTTCAAGCTCTCTGGCCTTCTGAATGTGGACGATGAACGGCTGGGCAATTTGGAAGCGGCGGTGAACCGCCTCTCGCAGATGGCCCCGGCGTTCTACGATGGGTCGCATCCCTGGTCGGGGGCTACCGGGACGGAGTGGAGCGATGGGCTTCAGGCCATGGTGCAGGAGGAGCTGCTGTCGGTCATCGAGGCGCGCGATAAGCTCTTCGACGGACTGTCATCGGCCGCCCGGATGCTCGGCCTGACATACCCGGAATCATTGCCCGAGGTACGACGATGGCGCCAGTTGTTCAAGGACCTGGCCGGGCGACCGTCCATCCGCAAGGAATGGCTGGAGGGCGATCTGGAACTGCTGCTCGGAATGGCCGAGGAAGGCCTGGCCTTGTATCGGGAGATGGTGGGTCTGGAGAAGTCCCTTCTGGACACGGGTTCCCCGGACATACTGCATCTGGACGGGAAGACCTTCAAGCACCGTTTCGAGGTGGATTACTCGGGCGGGATGCGCGTTCTGAAAGGCGGCTTTCGCCTGGACATGAAGATCCTGAAGGCCATCTCCGGCCATGAGATGACCTATCTTCAGGCCCTGACCATGGTGGGCAACGTGGAGCGCTACCAGCGGTCTCTGGAGGAATGGAAGGTCAAGCGTGATGAGCTGATGACCTCGCTACGAGGTTCGTTCTCCGGAGAGGGGAACGAGCTTCAGGGATTGGTCGACCGTCTCGATTGGACCAGGCACTTCCGCATCACCCACGCCGTCCTGATGAACGACGCGGTGCTGAACGCCCTGACCTCGGAGAACGTGCCGCTGGAGATCAAGGACACGGCGGTGGACCTGGAACGATACCTGGAACGCTTCGATCCCGCGTTGAACATTCTGGCAGGGCGGTTCATTTCCGAACATAGGCTGAACGGGCGGCCTCTGCGCGACGCTCACCTGGAGGACCTGAGGTCCTGGACCGACAGGGCCTGGGAGGAAAGGTTCCGTTACCAGGAATGGCTGGACCTGAGGTCCCTGGTCCAGAGGATGGAGTCGTTGGGTCTCTCTGATATGATGAGGGAGGTTCGGGAAGGCCGCATCCCGGCCCAGAACATTCTGCCCGCTTTCCAGAAGAGGTTCCGCCGATCGTGGACCGAGGAGGCGTTGGCCTCTGACCCTTTGCTGCATGGCTTCCGAAGGGAACGTCAGATGGGCCTCATCTGGCAGTTCAACGATCTGGACAGGCAGTACATCGAAAGCAGCAGGCGCCGGGTCCGGATCAGGATAGAGGAGAACCTGAACAAGCGGAAGGAGGGGGCGGACCAGGTCTCGCTGCAGAAGCAGAGGATGGAGATCGCCCGCCTGGCCAAACTGAAGCGGCAGAGGAAGGCGGTGCGGACCATGATGAGCGAGTGCTGGGACCTCATCGGGCTGGTTAAACCATGCATGCTCATGAGCCCCCTCTCCGTCAGCCAGTTCCTGGACCGGGAACGGACCATGTTCGACGTGGTGATCTTCGACGAGGCCTCGCAGATATGCCCGGAGGACGCCATCGGGTCCATCGCCAGAGGGAAACAGGTGATCGTGGTGGGCGACAGCAAACAGATGCCCCCCACCTCCTTCTTCACCATCTCCGAGGACGAGGAGGTCGAGGAGCCGGACCTGGAAAGCATACTCGACGAATGCGAGACCTGCGGCATGTCCCGCCGCATGCTCATGTGGCATTACCGGTCCCGGGACGAATCGCTGATCGCCTTCTCCAATCTCCAGTTCTACGGCGGAAGGTTGAACACCTTCCCCAGCCCCCTGTTCGGCAGGGAGGGGTTCGGGGTGCATCACGTGCTCGTTCCCCAAGGTGTCTTCGACCGCGGAAGGAGCAGGACGAACCGGGAGGAGGCCAAGGTCGTGGCCAGGATGATCAAGGAGCATTACGCCCTTCAGGACGGCAGGTCCCTGGGGGTCATCGCCTTCTCCGAAGCTCAGATGGAAGCGATCGACCAGTCGCTCATGGAACTGCGCCAGGGCGACAAGGGATTGGACGAGAGACTTAGCTCGGAGGAAGGAGAGCCCTTCCTGCTCTATAATCTGGAGAACGTACAGGGTCACGAACGTGACCGTGTCATCCTCAGCGTCGGATACGGGAAGGACGAGAACGGCAAGTTCCTTCTGAACCTGGGACCGCTGAACAAGGACGGCGGTGAACGGAGGTTGAACGTAGCTATCACCAGGGCGAGGCAGTGTTTGGACATCGTTTCCTCCATAGGTTCCGACGACATCGACCTGGGAGGGTCCAAGAGCGCGGGGACGCGCCTTCTGAAACAGTATCTGGCCTTCGCCGAGGCCGCGGGGGACCGCCGGGCGCTGCCATTGCCCGCCGGGCGCTCCTGGGAGGAGGGTTCGCCCTTCGAAGAGCAATTGGGAAAAGCGCTGGAGGCTCGCGGTCATCGCATCAAGAAGGACGTGGGCACCTCGGACTACCGGATAGATCTGGCCGTCGAGGACCCGGAGGAACCCGGCCGGTTCCTATTAGGGATCGAGTGCGACGGGGCGCATTACCTTTCCGGAAGGACGGTCAGGGACAGGGACCGCATACGCCAGACGCAGCTGGAGAGATTGGGATGGAAACTGCACCGGACCTGGAGCACGGATTGGTTCCGCAATCCCCAGGGTGAGCTGGACAGGATAGAGGAAGCATTGCGCAAGGAAAAGAACGGAAAGGCCTAG
- a CDS encoding replication factor C small subunit, with amino-acid sequence MQEIWTEKYRPRKLSDIVGQKDIIERLASYVRSGNLPHLMFAGPAGTGKTTSALAMAKEMYGESWRDNFIELNASDERGIDVVRGKIKEFARTAPLGGADFKIIFLDEADALTSDAQAALRRTMERYSRNCRFVLSCNYSSKIIEPIQSRCAIFRFRPLRSEDIRLCLQTIAEREEVNIDDIALDAIVHVGQGDMRKSINSLQVAATIGKDITIDVVYQATGNARPEEVVDMVETALSGDFIGSRAKLDEMMITYGLSGQDIIKQIHRSFYDLSIPDRDKIKLIDRTGEIEFRIVEGSNERIQLEALLAYLALVGKD; translated from the coding sequence ATGCAGGAGATTTGGACCGAGAAGTACCGCCCGCGAAAGCTTTCGGACATCGTGGGTCAGAAGGACATCATTGAGAGGTTAGCCTCCTATGTACGCTCTGGCAACCTCCCGCATCTAATGTTCGCCGGTCCTGCCGGAACTGGCAAGACCACATCGGCCCTGGCTATGGCCAAGGAGATGTACGGTGAATCGTGGCGGGACAACTTCATCGAGCTCAACGCCTCCGACGAGAGGGGGATAGACGTGGTACGGGGCAAGATCAAGGAGTTCGCCCGTACGGCACCCCTGGGCGGTGCCGACTTCAAAATAATCTTCCTGGACGAGGCGGATGCGCTGACCTCGGACGCCCAGGCCGCCTTGAGGCGGACCATGGAGAGGTATAGCCGCAACTGCCGTTTCGTGCTGTCGTGCAACTACTCGTCCAAGATCATCGAGCCCATTCAATCCCGCTGCGCCATCTTCCGATTCCGGCCCCTGAGGAGCGAGGATATCAGGCTCTGCCTTCAGACCATCGCCGAACGCGAGGAAGTGAACATAGACGATATCGCTTTGGACGCCATAGTCCACGTGGGCCAAGGGGACATGCGCAAATCGATCAATTCATTGCAGGTCGCGGCCACCATCGGCAAGGATATCACCATCGATGTGGTCTACCAGGCCACAGGCAATGCCCGTCCGGAGGAGGTAGTGGACATGGTGGAGACCGCATTGTCGGGTGACTTCATCGGTTCCCGCGCGAAGCTGGACGAGATGATGATCACCTACGGGCTGAGCGGACAGGACATCATCAAGCAGATCCACCGCTCCTTCTACGACCTGAGCATACCCGACCGGGACAAGATCAAGTTGATCGACCGCACAGGCGAGATCGAGTTCCGTATCGTGGAGGGGAGCAACGAGCGCATTCAGCTGGAGGCGCTCCTCGCCTACCTGGCCCTGGTAGGTAAGGATTAA
- the ribC gene encoding riboflavin synthase, translated as MKTIGIVDTTFARADMGAAAIDELKNYGTGYKVVRRTVPGIKDLPVAAKILLDEGCDIVMALGMPGSKPTDKMCAHEASTGIIAAQLMTGKHIIEVFVHEDEADEKKLAWLMEQRSREHARNAFDMIFKPERLVKNAGRGLRQGYEDVGPARER; from the coding sequence ATGAAGACCATCGGGATCGTGGACACCACCTTCGCACGCGCCGACATGGGGGCGGCGGCCATCGACGAACTGAAGAACTACGGCACCGGGTACAAGGTCGTACGCCGCACCGTTCCGGGCATCAAGGACCTGCCGGTGGCGGCCAAGATACTTTTGGACGAGGGGTGCGATATCGTCATGGCCCTGGGCATGCCGGGCAGCAAGCCGACGGACAAGATGTGCGCTCATGAGGCGTCGACGGGCATCATCGCCGCCCAGCTGATGACCGGCAAGCACATCATCGAGGTCTTCGTCCATGAGGACGAGGCGGACGAGAAGAAGCTCGCCTGGCTCATGGAACAACGTTCCAGGGAACACGCCAGGAACGCTTTTGATATGATATTCAAGCCCGAACGGTTGGTCAAGAACGCCGGACGGGGATTGAGGCAGGGCTACGAGGACGTAGGCCCGGCAAGGGAGAGATGA
- the ribH gene encoding 6,7-dimethyl-8-ribityllumazine synthase, with protein sequence MTRYNIGIVVSEFNYDITSMMLERAKSHAEFLEAKVTKIVHVPGVYDIPLAVKTMLKDGSIDGVVTIGCVIEGETGHDEIIIQNAARKITDLSLEFMKPVSLGITGPGMTRLQAEDRIDNAKNAVESVVKMLKRLY encoded by the coding sequence ATGACGAGGTACAACATCGGAATAGTGGTCTCGGAGTTCAACTACGACATAACCAGCATGATGCTGGAGCGGGCGAAGTCGCACGCTGAGTTCCTAGAGGCGAAGGTGACCAAGATCGTGCACGTGCCGGGCGTTTACGACATTCCCCTGGCCGTGAAGACCATGCTCAAGGACGGCAGCATCGACGGTGTGGTCACCATCGGCTGTGTCATCGAGGGGGAGACGGGACACGACGAGATCATCATACAGAACGCCGCCAGGAAGATCACCGACCTGTCCCTGGAGTTCATGAAGCCGGTCTCCTTGGGCATCACCGGGCCGGGAATGACCCGCCTGCAGGCCGAGGACCGCATCGACAACGCCAAGAACGCCGTGGAATCCGTCGTCAAGATGCTGAAACGCCTTTACTGA
- the glyA gene encoding serine hydroxymethyltransferase — protein sequence MKEDAYWIRDQVQKHNKWFEESLPMIASENLMSPLAKEMMISDFHDRYAEGLPGKRYYNGNIYVDKVELKCIELAQRIFKCQFADVRPISGTVANMAALMALTKPGETITCTSLDHGAHISTAKFGAVGFRGVNTVTYPFDTHDMVIDVDGAAKLIREVKPKVAQFGLSVFLFPAPLKELKDVFNEVGCTVWYDGAHVLGLIAGGRFQDPLHEGAHVLTASTHKTFPGPNHGIVLGHNLNEELGKKLNSAVFPGVTSSHHLHAMAALAITMAEWEIYGEKYAAQVCKNAKALGQALHELGIEVLCSHKGFTESHTIAVNVAAHGGGAEAANLMERANIIANKNMIPGDKSAMNPSGIRLGSQELTRVGMKESEMKEVAVLIHRVVVKKESPEAVKKDVMALKRNFTKVRYCLNEGEEAYAYHKLV from the coding sequence ATGAAAGAGGACGCGTACTGGATCCGGGACCAGGTGCAGAAGCACAACAAGTGGTTCGAAGAGTCGTTGCCTATGATAGCCTCCGAGAACCTGATGAGCCCATTGGCCAAAGAGATGATGATCTCTGACTTTCACGACCGCTACGCCGAGGGACTTCCCGGCAAGCGTTACTACAACGGTAACATCTACGTGGACAAGGTCGAGCTGAAGTGCATCGAGCTGGCCCAACGCATATTCAAATGTCAGTTCGCCGACGTACGGCCGATATCCGGCACCGTGGCCAACATGGCCGCGCTGATGGCCCTGACGAAACCGGGCGAGACCATCACCTGCACCTCGCTGGACCACGGGGCGCACATCTCCACCGCCAAGTTCGGGGCGGTAGGGTTCCGCGGGGTGAACACCGTCACCTATCCGTTCGACACCCATGACATGGTGATCGACGTGGACGGCGCGGCCAAGCTGATACGCGAGGTAAAGCCGAAGGTGGCGCAGTTCGGTCTTTCCGTTTTCCTGTTCCCCGCTCCCCTGAAGGAGCTGAAAGACGTTTTCAACGAGGTCGGCTGCACCGTCTGGTACGACGGGGCGCATGTCCTCGGGCTCATAGCCGGCGGCAGATTCCAGGACCCCCTGCACGAGGGCGCCCACGTGCTGACGGCATCCACTCACAAGACCTTCCCCGGTCCCAATCACGGGATCGTGCTGGGACACAATCTGAACGAGGAACTGGGCAAGAAGCTCAACTCCGCGGTGTTCCCCGGCGTCACCTCCAGCCACCACCTGCATGCCATGGCCGCCCTGGCGATCACCATGGCCGAGTGGGAGATATACGGTGAGAAATACGCCGCCCAGGTATGCAAGAACGCCAAGGCGCTCGGGCAGGCGTTGCACGAACTGGGGATAGAGGTCCTCTGCTCGCACAAAGGGTTCACCGAGAGCCACACCATCGCCGTGAACGTGGCGGCGCACGGCGGCGGAGCGGAGGCGGCCAATCTAATGGAACGGGCCAACATCATCGCCAACAAGAACATGATCCCTGGAGACAAGAGCGCCATGAATCCATCGGGCATCAGGCTCGGGTCCCAGGAGCTCACCCGGGTGGGGATGAAGGAGAGCGAGATGAAGGAGGTCGCCGTCCTCATCCATCGTGTGGTGGTCAAGAAGGAATCGCCAGAGGCCGTCAAGAAGGACGTCATGGCCCTGAAGCGCAACTTCACCAAGGTGCGCTACTGCCTGAACGAGGGCGAGGAAGCCTACGCCTACCACAAGCTGGTCTGA